From Desulfovibrio porci, a single genomic window includes:
- a CDS encoding flagellar protein FlgN — protein MYQRIQESLSRQDKALALLRDLLEEEYRILLSRDTDGVVAQEFSIQELIRQLAVEKAVVIRALDGVRVTEYARSLPEEQGEALLELFRAVDSYEQEVSRQASRNAQLSLALLDQSSRTLQALTSKAMPPRTETYGRRGGMRPEAHPQAAIISGRL, from the coding sequence ATGTACCAGAGAATTCAGGAAAGTTTATCCCGCCAGGACAAGGCGCTCGCGCTGCTGCGCGACCTGTTGGAAGAGGAATACCGTATCCTGCTGTCGAGAGACACGGACGGCGTGGTGGCGCAGGAGTTTTCCATTCAGGAACTGATCCGCCAACTGGCTGTGGAAAAGGCCGTGGTCATCAGGGCGCTGGACGGCGTGCGCGTGACGGAATACGCCCGCTCCCTGCCGGAAGAGCAGGGTGAGGCGCTGCTTGAGCTGTTCCGCGCCGTGGATTCCTATGAACAGGAGGTTTCGCGCCAGGCGTCGCGCAACGCACAGCTTTCTCTGGCGCTGCTGGACCAGAGCAGCCGCACCTTGCAGGCCCTGACCAGCAAGGCCATGCCGCCCAGGACGGAAACCTACGGCCGCAGGGGCGGCATGCGCCCCGAGGCCCACCCGCAGGCGGCCATCATTTCCGGGAGGCTCTAA
- the flgK gene encoding flagellar hook-associated protein FlgK — MLSGLLNIGQSALNASQAWISVTGNNLANVDTEGYSRQYVDQRDAGGLTATKPGAQGLGVNAQQIMRFFDAFLERSYVRQSTNSARWDEQDTIMTSLENIFNESNRAGLSSSLNKFFTAWQDLALRPDDTATRESLLSYADNLSDMFGSTMDGIKAIQKEMDVSIGQTVDRVNDLAKSIADLNRQITANTVDGISNPNSLLDKRDQLVRELATLADVETIDNGKGNFRVQLTTGQPLVDGLNSYELRVMGPRTEDRVMGNSTYTGTVKYDGSDSHEYTVDIVNGGDVGDVPPPQFRVSLDGGKTWLRDENGQELHFDITDNDGDGEVDPVLVKDLKISFTSTTDFHVGDKFDIVPKSGLYWIEPTHGPQNITPQVRFDGTDNQSRLTGGKLAAYYNIRDDNCGRYMDELNAVASSLIWEVNRIHSQGTGLSMLDYAQGQQKVEDISQALGSAQAILPFSDRLQEGNVNFHFYDKTTGDYTASGMLDFDPATPGIQNFDPSRHSLEDVRDAINNMVDADGNPLAPPPLNASIQDGKLIIETNPAANVSFGMGTDSTGLMAALGINTFFSGDNASNLAVNSQVHSNTNLIASGQVNGQHQANVGDNATAEAIGKLASKNVTISTLWKTVDNQSISQYYANLVTTVGSDRRLSRTNAEYHTALTNDLAERTASVSGVNMDEEMSNLIKYQHSYTAAAKLITTADQMLQTLLGLKQ; from the coding sequence ATGCTCAGTGGTCTGCTCAACATCGGCCAGTCGGCCCTCAACGCTTCCCAGGCCTGGATCTCGGTCACCGGCAACAACCTTGCCAATGTGGATACCGAGGGTTACTCGCGTCAGTACGTGGATCAACGCGACGCGGGCGGCCTCACGGCGACCAAGCCCGGCGCGCAGGGGCTGGGGGTCAACGCCCAGCAGATCATGCGTTTTTTCGACGCCTTCCTGGAACGTTCCTATGTGCGCCAGTCCACCAACTCCGCGCGCTGGGACGAGCAGGACACCATTATGACTTCGCTGGAGAACATCTTCAACGAGTCCAACCGAGCGGGCCTCAGCTCCTCGCTGAACAAATTCTTCACCGCCTGGCAGGATCTGGCCCTGCGTCCGGACGACACGGCCACCCGCGAGAGCCTGCTTTCCTATGCCGACAACCTCAGCGACATGTTCGGCAGCACCATGGACGGCATCAAGGCCATCCAGAAGGAAATGGACGTCTCTATCGGCCAGACCGTGGACCGCGTCAACGACCTCGCCAAGTCCATCGCCGATCTCAACAGGCAGATCACCGCCAATACCGTGGACGGCATCAGCAATCCCAACAGCCTGCTGGACAAACGCGACCAACTGGTGCGTGAGCTGGCCACCCTGGCGGATGTGGAAACCATCGACAACGGCAAGGGCAATTTCCGGGTCCAGCTGACCACCGGCCAGCCTCTGGTGGACGGGCTGAACAGCTATGAGCTGCGGGTCATGGGGCCGCGCACTGAAGACCGGGTCATGGGCAACTCCACCTACACGGGAACCGTGAAGTACGACGGCTCGGACAGCCACGAGTACACGGTGGACATCGTCAATGGCGGCGATGTGGGCGACGTGCCGCCGCCGCAGTTCCGCGTCTCTCTGGACGGCGGCAAAACCTGGCTGCGTGACGAGAACGGTCAGGAACTGCATTTCGACATTACGGACAACGACGGCGATGGCGAGGTTGATCCGGTTCTGGTCAAGGATCTGAAAATTTCCTTTACCAGTACGACCGATTTTCACGTCGGCGACAAGTTCGACATCGTGCCCAAGAGTGGTCTGTACTGGATCGAGCCCACGCACGGTCCGCAGAACATCACTCCGCAGGTCCGTTTTGACGGCACGGACAACCAGAGCCGCCTTACCGGCGGCAAGCTGGCCGCGTACTACAATATCCGCGACGACAACTGCGGCCGCTACATGGACGAGCTCAACGCCGTGGCTTCCTCCCTGATCTGGGAAGTGAACCGCATCCACAGCCAGGGCACGGGCCTGAGCATGCTGGATTACGCCCAGGGCCAGCAGAAGGTGGAGGACATCAGTCAGGCGCTGGGTTCGGCCCAGGCCATCCTGCCCTTTTCGGACAGGCTTCAGGAAGGCAACGTCAATTTCCATTTTTACGACAAGACCACCGGCGACTATACGGCCTCCGGCATGCTGGATTTTGACCCGGCTACGCCCGGCATCCAGAATTTCGATCCTTCCCGCCACAGCCTGGAAGACGTGCGCGACGCCATCAACAATATGGTGGATGCGGACGGCAACCCCCTCGCGCCGCCGCCGCTCAACGCCAGCATCCAGGACGGCAAGCTGATCATTGAAACCAATCCCGCCGCCAACGTGAGCTTCGGCATGGGCACGGACAGCACGGGCCTGATGGCCGCCCTGGGCATCAATACTTTTTTCAGCGGCGACAACGCCTCCAATCTGGCCGTCAACAGCCAGGTGCACAGCAATACCAACCTGATCGCTTCGGGCCAGGTCAACGGCCAGCATCAGGCCAATGTGGGCGATAACGCCACCGCCGAGGCCATAGGCAAGCTGGCCAGCAAGAACGTGACCATTTCCACGCTCTGGAAGACCGTGGACAATCAGAGCATCTCCCAGTACTACGCCAACCTGGTCACCACTGTGGGATCGGACCGCCGGCTTTCCAGGACCAATGCCGAATATCACACCGCGTTGACCAATGATCTGGCCGAGCGCACGGCTTCGGTGTCGGGCGTGAACATGGACGAGGAAATGAGCAATCTTATCAAATACCAGCACTCCTACACGGCGGCGGCCAAGCTGATCACCACCGCCGACCAGATGCTGCAAACCCTGCTCGGGCTCAAGCAGTAA
- the flgL gene encoding flagellar hook-associated protein FlgL: MAIRITQSMMYSDMVGQMQKNLAAYMESNEQGSTQKKINRPSDDPAGTYRVLTTRDDLNATAQYQTNVDTAKGWVQLAMNILGNKVSTAITGLKTLAEQASNGTYTAAQREIMADQARQYFGELLNYANTEFEGKSLFAGHRYDNSAFEEGLALTSWDDNWSGVLNQGGYSIQGATDSTTLIQFTSDGTLGVDALTYRWSKDGGTTWTDATVAAGSHELVADGVVVTLDQDMTVSAADVDAGPGAKNGTLLYIRPTAVYQGDDKDPPPEMTIMGGQQGLTASASGTFNKNMLVRMDTAADLNTVGTEFTWSYSTDGGSTWVTAKGQTTGGGTVRLPVPGGYMDLDAAAAAGGTTVPAGAQVLIHPSRADLNYEIFKDTYISVNGVGKDIFGGYYQGKPSIEGDANLFEVVGNFIGYLEGNNQEGCQKTLAALEKAHETVLAESTRLGGLENRIEMASDVLSFQKLDQQERLSYTEDIDLTELLTKLTRQQLTYQTVLQSSSMIMKLSLANYV, encoded by the coding sequence ATGGCTATCCGCATTACCCAGAGCATGATGTACAGCGACATGGTCGGCCAGATGCAGAAAAATCTGGCGGCCTATATGGAGAGCAACGAACAGGGTTCCACCCAGAAGAAGATCAACCGGCCTTCGGACGATCCCGCCGGCACGTACCGCGTGCTCACCACCCGCGACGATCTCAACGCCACGGCCCAGTACCAGACCAATGTGGATACGGCCAAGGGCTGGGTGCAGCTGGCCATGAATATTCTGGGCAACAAGGTGTCCACAGCCATCACCGGCCTTAAAACCCTGGCCGAACAGGCCTCCAACGGCACATACACCGCCGCGCAGCGCGAGATCATGGCCGACCAGGCCCGGCAGTACTTCGGCGAACTGCTCAACTATGCCAATACGGAATTTGAGGGCAAGAGTCTGTTCGCCGGACACAGATATGACAACAGCGCCTTTGAGGAAGGTCTGGCCCTGACCAGTTGGGATGACAACTGGTCAGGCGTGCTCAACCAGGGCGGCTACAGCATCCAGGGCGCGACCGACTCGACTACGCTGATCCAGTTCACCAGCGACGGCACGCTGGGCGTGGACGCGCTGACCTACCGCTGGTCCAAGGACGGCGGCACCACCTGGACCGATGCGACGGTGGCCGCGGGCAGCCACGAACTGGTGGCCGACGGCGTCGTTGTGACCCTAGACCAGGACATGACGGTCAGCGCGGCGGACGTGGACGCGGGACCGGGAGCCAAAAACGGCACCCTGCTTTATATCCGGCCCACGGCCGTGTACCAGGGCGACGACAAGGATCCGCCGCCGGAAATGACCATCATGGGCGGCCAGCAGGGGCTCACGGCTTCGGCCAGCGGCACGTTCAACAAAAATATGCTGGTACGTATGGACACCGCCGCGGATTTGAATACCGTGGGCACTGAATTCACCTGGTCCTACAGCACGGACGGCGGCTCCACCTGGGTTACAGCCAAGGGCCAGACCACCGGCGGCGGCACGGTGCGCCTGCCCGTGCCCGGCGGCTATATGGATCTGGACGCCGCAGCGGCGGCCGGCGGCACCACGGTGCCGGCCGGCGCGCAGGTGCTGATCCATCCCTCCCGCGCGGATCTGAATTACGAGATATTCAAGGACACGTATATTTCCGTAAACGGGGTGGGCAAGGACATTTTCGGCGGCTATTACCAGGGCAAACCGTCCATTGAAGGCGACGCCAACCTTTTTGAAGTGGTGGGCAATTTCATCGGTTATCTTGAGGGCAACAATCAGGAGGGCTGCCAGAAAACCTTGGCCGCTCTGGAAAAGGCGCATGAGACTGTACTCGCCGAATCCACCCGCCTGGGCGGGTTGGAAAACCGTATAGAAATGGCCTCGGACGTTCTCAGCTTCCAGAAGCTGGACCAACAGGAACGATTGAGCTATACTGAAGATATAGACCTGACCGAACTGTTGACCAAACTCACCCGGCAGCAGCTCACCTATCAGACGGTGCTTCAGTCTTCATCAATGATCATGAAACTGAGCCTCGCCAACTATGTATAG
- the csrA gene encoding carbon storage regulator CsrA codes for MLILTRRPGESLYLGENIRITVLGMQGKQVKLGLEVPGDTTVYREEVYKRVIEENRRALATSNEDFMVAAELWHETKK; via the coding sequence ATGCTGATATTGACGCGACGCCCCGGCGAGAGCCTGTATCTGGGCGAGAATATACGCATAACCGTTCTGGGTATGCAGGGCAAACAGGTCAAGCTCGGCCTGGAGGTGCCCGGCGACACCACGGTGTATCGCGAAGAGGTCTACAAGCGGGTCATTGAAGAGAACCGCCGCGCTCTGGCGACAAGCAACGAAGACTTCATGGTGGCTGCTGAACTATGGCACGAAACAAAGAAATAG
- the fliW gene encoding flagellar assembly protein FliW: MARNKEIEIDTRLGRRCIDTDKVIRFPRGLAGFEDEQDFILLQIRPEAPLLILQSVNNPQVGLLVADPYSFLQSYPVMVGDAEQKLLQIERMEDAAILVTVSIPAGEPEKAALNLTGPIVINHKARIGLQVPQGAEGPAQINMHSLKPVEPTPEADAAPGADPDVNAQA, encoded by the coding sequence ATGGCACGAAACAAAGAAATAGAGATCGACACCCGTCTCGGACGGCGCTGCATCGACACCGACAAGGTGATCCGTTTTCCGCGCGGTCTGGCCGGTTTTGAGGACGAGCAGGATTTTATCCTGCTCCAGATCCGGCCTGAAGCGCCGCTGCTCATCCTGCAAAGCGTGAACAATCCGCAGGTGGGCCTGCTGGTGGCCGATCCCTACAGTTTTCTGCAATCCTATCCGGTCATGGTGGGCGACGCGGAGCAGAAGCTGCTCCAGATCGAGCGAATGGAAGACGCGGCCATTCTGGTTACGGTTTCCATTCCCGCCGGAGAACCGGAAAAGGCCGCGCTCAATCTCACCGGGCCCATTGTCATCAATCACAAGGCCCGTATCGGCCTCCAGGTGCCTCAGGGCGCCGAGGGCCCGGCCCAGATCAACATGCATTCGCTCAAGCCCGTGGAGCCGACCCCAGAAGCCGACGCCGCGCCCGGCGCGGATCCCGACGTGAATGCCCAAGCTTAA
- a CDS encoding dipeptidase, translating to MQTRFSRRFAAPLLSLALVLIPLWGVAHAGPPAKGVRLPPMPKNSACTTTIVTPGASADGSMLVSHSDDNDLGDQSIVFVPARDWPKGSLRPVYASAVAVGDQPQFNAFTVPRLVDGKRAPGYANPGNPPSIPVGHIPQAAHTYAYIDGNYAIMNEHGLMFGECTDGAFISNGPEPGKRIFYSSELARVALERCRTAREAITLMGRLIETYGYYGTGETLPVADKSEAWAMEMAPSPEGRGGLWAAQRVPDGHFWVAANEFRIRELIPGNPDQMWGESLMDVLDRAGWRSPKNASRPVDWLTSVSHGEYCHPYYSLRRVWRALSLAAPSAGLPAWVESGVTRAYPFSIKPDQKMSVRDLQRIHRDHYEGTEFDLTRGVAAGPFGSPERYLGPYDPHGDVGDPKAQLKGAWERPLSMYYTGYTTICQWKPHLPGTLAGTLWLALDRPAESVFVPLTVGPLPKGYEKGDTRAFSRDSAWWTYNLVGNYAQLKYSYMIRDIRARAALNEDDGFRLQARLEDELAGLAAADPRRAASRRNQRLNAHAEAVRADWTNLFEHLVAKYAQGFVSAPGKMAQPVGYPQEWLDRTNYADGPAHGYGKGGK from the coding sequence ATGCAAACCCGATTCAGCCGCCGTTTCGCCGCGCCGCTCCTGTCGCTGGCACTGGTCCTGATCCCGCTGTGGGGCGTCGCGCACGCCGGCCCCCCGGCGAAAGGCGTCCGCCTGCCGCCCATGCCCAAAAACTCGGCCTGCACCACCACCATTGTCACGCCCGGCGCATCGGCCGACGGCAGTATGCTGGTCAGCCATTCCGACGACAACGATCTGGGCGATCAGAGCATCGTCTTTGTGCCCGCGCGCGACTGGCCCAAGGGCAGCCTGCGCCCCGTGTACGCCAGCGCGGTGGCCGTGGGCGATCAGCCGCAATTCAACGCTTTCACGGTCCCGCGCCTAGTGGACGGAAAGCGCGCGCCCGGCTACGCCAATCCCGGCAATCCGCCGTCCATTCCCGTCGGGCATATTCCCCAGGCGGCGCATACCTACGCCTACATTGACGGCAATTACGCCATCATGAACGAGCACGGCCTTATGTTCGGCGAATGCACCGACGGCGCGTTCATCAGCAACGGACCGGAGCCGGGCAAGCGCATCTTCTATTCCTCGGAACTGGCGCGTGTGGCCCTGGAGCGTTGCCGCACCGCCCGCGAAGCCATCACTCTCATGGGTCGTCTCATTGAAACTTACGGCTATTACGGCACCGGCGAAACCCTGCCCGTAGCCGACAAAAGCGAGGCCTGGGCCATGGAAATGGCCCCGTCGCCGGAAGGACGCGGCGGGCTCTGGGCGGCTCAGCGCGTTCCCGACGGACACTTCTGGGTGGCGGCCAACGAATTCCGCATCCGCGAGCTCATTCCCGGCAACCCCGACCAGATGTGGGGTGAAAGCCTCATGGACGTCCTCGACCGGGCGGGCTGGCGTTCGCCCAAGAACGCCTCCAGGCCCGTGGACTGGCTTACCTCGGTAAGTCACGGCGAGTACTGCCACCCCTATTATTCCCTGCGCCGGGTATGGCGCGCCCTGTCCCTGGCCGCGCCCTCGGCCGGACTGCCCGCCTGGGTGGAAAGCGGCGTCACCCGCGCCTATCCCTTTTCCATCAAGCCGGACCAGAAAATGAGCGTTCGGGACCTGCAGCGCATCCATCGCGACCACTATGAAGGCACGGAATTCGACCTGACCAGAGGCGTGGCCGCGGGACCTTTCGGCTCGCCGGAACGCTATCTCGGCCCCTACGATCCGCACGGCGATGTGGGCGACCCCAAGGCTCAGCTCAAGGGCGCGTGGGAACGGCCCCTTTCCATGTATTATACGGGCTATACGACCATCTGCCAGTGGAAGCCCCATCTTCCCGGCACCCTGGCCGGAACCCTGTGGCTGGCCCTTGACCGCCCGGCGGAGTCCGTCTTTGTGCCGCTGACCGTGGGGCCGTTGCCCAAGGGCTATGAAAAGGGCGATACCCGCGCCTTCTCTCGGGACAGCGCCTGGTGGACCTATAACCTCGTGGGCAATTACGCCCAACTCAAGTATTCCTATATGATCCGGGACATCCGGGCGCGCGCCGCCCTGAACGAGGATGACGGCTTCCGCCTTCAGGCCCGGTTGGAAGATGAACTGGCCGGGCTCGCCGCCGCCGACCCGCGCCGGGCCGCCTCCCGGCGCAACCAGCGCCTCAACGCCCATGCCGAAGCCGTACGCGCCGACTGGACCAATCTTTTCGAGCACCTTGTGGCCAAATATGCCCAGGGCTTTGTGAGCGCACCGGGGAAAATGGCCCAGCCGGTGGGTTATCCGCAGGAGTGGCTGGACAGGACCAATTACGCCGACGGCCCGGCCCACGGCTACGGCAAGGGCGGCAAGTAG
- the dnaJ gene encoding molecular chaperone DnaJ, with the protein MMQRDYYEVLSVSRTAGEDEIKRAYRKMAMKFHPDHNPGDAEAEQRFKEAAEAYDVLRDPDKRARYDRFGHAGVQGNGGGGFGSAEDIFAHFSDIFGDLFGFSSASRGPRAMAGADLRYNLTVSFAQAAKGDEITLSLPKHVTCPDCKGSGAAPGSKVETCRQCNGTGQVRRSQGFFQIAMPCPVCQGTGQMITKPCAKCRGEGIVTDTRELVVRVPAGVDTGTRLRVRGEGEAGVHGGPPGDLYVVLTVEQDKRWQRQGQDLIYSQEISFVQAALGHKVEVPGIDGDLPLEIPRGVQSGALLRLSGEGLPYPGRKQRGDLLVEIKVLTPTRLSAKQEELLREFEKAGEQTPLEKVKKAAKKISKAMGLD; encoded by the coding sequence ATGATGCAGCGCGACTATTACGAAGTTTTGAGCGTCAGCCGTACCGCCGGAGAGGACGAAATCAAGCGTGCCTACCGGAAAATGGCCATGAAGTTTCATCCGGACCACAACCCCGGCGACGCCGAGGCTGAGCAGCGCTTCAAGGAAGCCGCCGAGGCCTACGACGTGCTGCGTGATCCGGATAAACGGGCCCGCTACGACCGCTTCGGCCATGCGGGCGTGCAGGGCAACGGCGGCGGGGGCTTCGGCAGCGCCGAGGACATTTTCGCCCATTTCAGCGACATTTTCGGGGATCTCTTCGGCTTTTCCTCGGCCTCGCGCGGTCCGCGCGCCATGGCCGGAGCGGACCTGCGCTACAATCTGACCGTCAGTTTCGCGCAGGCGGCCAAGGGCGATGAAATTACCCTGTCCCTGCCCAAGCACGTCACCTGTCCGGACTGCAAGGGCAGCGGGGCCGCGCCCGGCAGCAAGGTGGAAACCTGCCGCCAGTGCAACGGCACGGGCCAGGTGCGCCGCTCCCAGGGCTTTTTCCAGATCGCCATGCCCTGCCCCGTCTGCCAGGGCACGGGCCAGATGATCACCAAACCCTGCGCCAAGTGCAGGGGCGAGGGCATTGTCACCGACACGCGGGAACTGGTGGTGCGCGTGCCCGCGGGCGTGGATACCGGCACCCGGCTGCGCGTGCGCGGTGAAGGCGAAGCCGGCGTGCACGGCGGCCCTCCCGGCGACCTGTATGTGGTGCTCACCGTGGAGCAGGACAAACGCTGGCAGCGCCAGGGCCAGGACCTGATCTACAGCCAGGAAATCAGCTTCGTGCAGGCCGCTCTGGGGCACAAGGTGGAAGTGCCGGGCATTGACGGCGACCTGCCCCTGGAAATTCCCAGAGGCGTGCAGAGCGGCGCCCTGCTGCGCCTGTCCGGCGAGGGCCTGCCCTACCCCGGCCGCAAGCAGCGCGGCGATCTGCTGGTGGAGATCAAGGTGCTCACCCCCACCCGCCTTTCCGCCAAACAGGAAGAACTGCTGCGCGAATTTGAAAAAGCCGGGGAGCAGACCCCCCTGGAAAAAGTCAAAAAAGCCGCCAAAAAAATCAGCAAGGCCATGGGCCTGGATTAA
- the rpoZ gene encoding DNA-directed RNA polymerase subunit omega, translating into MARITVEDCQERVDNRFLLVQMAIKRVHQYREGYEALVETRNKEVVTALREIAAGKVMPDDKSLYNPLPEGQEAPNNEG; encoded by the coding sequence ATGGCCCGTATTACTGTGGAAGATTGTCAGGAACGCGTGGACAACCGTTTTCTGCTGGTGCAGATGGCCATCAAGCGCGTGCATCAGTATCGCGAAGGGTATGAAGCCCTGGTGGAAACGCGCAACAAGGAAGTCGTCACCGCCCTGCGTGAAATCGCCGCCGGCAAGGTCATGCCGGACGACAAGAGCCTGTACAACCCTCTGCCCGAAGGGCAGGAAGCGCCCAATAACGAGGGCTAG
- a CDS encoding tRNA lysidine(34) synthetase has protein sequence MSREKRSFAQEVCVKSAGKAMQKTGMLWPGCRVGVAVSGGVDSFVLLKSLKIRQGIVPFRFELMALHLNPGFDPRSHAALLPWLAREGIAAHLEVTEFGPRAHSEENLRRSACFRCAWLRRKRLFELCARYGLTHLALGHNAEDLVETFFMNLCRNGRVDGMSMCEPFFNGGLRLIRPLLLVEKKYILKAAKQWDLPVWANACPSAGHTARSAMAETLSGFYGLTRVARRCIFNGLTRWQLDKNSLPENGRDDAPQDDAPHCGDKRKDARGGRL, from the coding sequence ATGAGCCGGGAAAAGCGTTCTTTCGCCCAGGAGGTCTGCGTCAAAAGCGCGGGCAAGGCCATGCAGAAAACCGGCATGCTCTGGCCCGGCTGCCGTGTGGGCGTGGCCGTGTCCGGCGGGGTGGACAGTTTCGTGCTGCTCAAGAGCCTGAAAATCCGCCAGGGCATCGTGCCCTTCCGCTTCGAGCTCATGGCCCTGCATCTCAACCCCGGTTTTGACCCGCGCAGTCACGCGGCCCTTCTGCCCTGGCTGGCCCGAGAGGGCATTGCCGCCCACCTGGAAGTGACCGAGTTTGGGCCACGGGCTCATTCGGAGGAAAACCTGCGCCGCTCGGCCTGCTTCCGTTGCGCCTGGCTGCGGCGCAAGCGTCTGTTCGAGCTCTGCGCGCGCTATGGCCTGACCCATCTGGCGCTGGGCCACAACGCCGAGGATCTGGTGGAGACGTTTTTCATGAATCTCTGCCGCAACGGCAGGGTGGACGGCATGAGCATGTGCGAACCCTTTTTCAACGGCGGGCTGCGCCTGATCCGGCCTTTGCTGCTGGTGGAAAAGAAATACATCCTCAAGGCCGCCAAGCAGTGGGATCTGCCGGTCTGGGCCAATGCCTGCCCTTCAGCCGGGCACACCGCGCGCAGCGCCATGGCCGAAACCCTGTCCGGCTTCTACGGCCTGACCAGGGTCGCCCGACGCTGCATTTTCAACGGCCTGACCCGCTGGCAGCTGGACAAAAACAGCCTGCCGGAGAATGGGAGAGACGACGCCCCGCAAGACGACGCGCCACATTGCGGCGATAAGCGTAAAGACGCGCGTGGCGGCAGGCTCTAG
- a CDS encoding SMI1/KNR4 family protein: MPENTPTISVPSTSPVPGDPARRALRDLLPEFYAAVSEFEDLKVAPGLSPEAVAALETKLDFSFSKELKELLTHCAAISMAGLSVKAAEFGPIVMPGSDALIIGEFYLHNPGDRLLMLPDDPSVYYLEQRNGAITKMADGMFSFFNKTLLKYMYSD, from the coding sequence ATGCCGGAAAACACTCCCACGATTTCCGTTCCCTCCACGTCCCCCGTCCCCGGGGATCCGGCGCGGCGGGCTCTGCGGGATCTTCTGCCCGAATTTTACGCTGCCGTGAGCGAATTTGAAGACCTGAAGGTCGCGCCGGGCCTCAGTCCGGAGGCTGTGGCGGCCCTGGAAACAAAGCTGGACTTCAGCTTTTCCAAAGAACTCAAAGAATTGCTGACCCATTGCGCCGCCATTTCCATGGCGGGTCTGTCCGTGAAGGCCGCCGAGTTCGGCCCCATTGTCATGCCCGGTTCCGACGCGCTGATCATCGGCGAATTTTATCTCCACAATCCCGGCGACCGCCTGCTTATGCTGCCCGATGATCCGTCCGTCTATTATCTAGAGCAACGCAACGGGGCCATCACCAAAATGGCCGACGGCATGTTCAGTTTCTTCAACAAGACGCTGTTGAAATACATGTATTCCGACTAG
- a CDS encoding M23 family metallopeptidase, giving the protein MLLGKYHIVIFKEGRSGSRNLRMRGWFGFTACLLVLALIACNVWLWRAWLQARHLDENLDNAQRVIEEQRRQIVNLAGRITSVSQDLQRVQRFDSKLRMMMNMEKDPAEVGGSPGDFSRAYLPLHRQELAARKMQDFLSRLSESVRLEEVRQQDLLRALRENRDALASMPSIWPVVGFVSSSFGGRSSPFGGGSGQFHKGLDISNRMGTPILAPAQGAVTMAARDGAYGNSVEINHGGGIVTKYGHMQRWVVQPGQWVKRGEIIGYIGMTGRTTGPHLHYEVRLNGVPVNPMRYILE; this is encoded by the coding sequence ATGCTGCTCGGCAAATACCATATCGTCATTTTCAAGGAAGGACGCAGCGGCAGCCGCAACCTGCGGATGCGCGGCTGGTTCGGCTTTACGGCCTGCCTGCTGGTCCTGGCCCTGATCGCCTGCAACGTCTGGCTCTGGCGGGCCTGGCTTCAGGCGCGCCATCTGGATGAGAATCTCGACAACGCCCAGCGGGTCATTGAGGAGCAGCGCCGCCAGATCGTCAACCTCGCCGGACGGATCACCTCCGTCAGCCAGGACTTGCAGCGCGTGCAGCGCTTTGATTCCAAACTGCGGATGATGATGAACATGGAAAAAGACCCCGCTGAAGTGGGCGGCTCGCCCGGCGACTTTTCGCGCGCCTATCTGCCCCTGCACCGGCAGGAACTGGCCGCGCGCAAGATGCAGGATTTTCTCTCCCGTCTTTCCGAATCCGTGCGCCTGGAGGAAGTGCGCCAGCAGGATCTTTTGCGCGCCCTGCGCGAAAACCGCGACGCCCTGGCCTCCATGCCGTCCATCTGGCCGGTGGTGGGCTTTGTGTCCTCCAGTTTCGGCGGGCGCTCCTCGCCCTTCGGCGGCGGAAGCGGCCAGTTCCACAAGGGGCTGGACATCAGCAACCGCATGGGCACGCCCATTCTGGCCCCGGCCCAGGGCGCGGTGACGATGGCCGCGCGCGACGGCGCTTACGGCAACAGCGTGGAAATCAACCACGGCGGCGGCATAGTCACCAAATATGGCCATATGCAGCGCTGGGTGGTGCAGCCCGGTCAATGGGTCAAGCGCGGCGAAATCATCGGCTATATCGGCATGACGGGCCGCACCACCGGTCCGCACCTGCATTACGAGGTGCGGCTCAACGGCGTGCCGGTGAATCCCATGCGCTACATCCTGGAGTGA